The region TTTTGACCACCAAATAACTGATTGTGAAAATACCGTGCACTTGCAACAGAAATCTGTTTAAATGCCATTATAGCAattaagcaaaaacaaagcaaagttgACTAAGAAaccattatttttagttttgtttttttaatctcatgtttgaaaaaagataattttaactgaagggagagaaaaagtaaaGCATACAAAGACACTGTAGCCTCTAAAGGCAACTTGCAGGTATCTGCAAGGCACTGATTTGTTACTATATCCTATTTATACATTAAACTGTTAATgccctttttttctcattgatgaAACTATAACCCTACCCCTAAGGAGGCAGCCCAGCCCACTCCTGCCCACACAATGGAGCTAGAGTTGAGAAGGAAGTGAATCTGAGAATGGGAGagctgaaaggaaaaggagggagcaAGGCTTGTAGGTGATCTCCAGTTTGGAGGGACAGGGAAGAGACCCTGGATCCGACAGTTTTCCCATTGCTGGCCTTCAGATGGCACTATTGGCTCATTTGGTTGGTGTTCAGATTGTTAAATGGTTTGAGATTGACATTCTGCAGTTAGTTTGAGGTCAGCCTCTGTTCTTTCAATGCATCTAGAAATAGACATGAAAAATTCCTTAATTTAAACAcaggttttgggtttgtttttgtttttgtttttgtttttcttgcaagagttattttgaaatttacttGGCCTCATTCTTGTTtgggttttaagatttttttttttaatagtaactctgcacccaacatggggcttgaactcatgaccccaagatcaagaatcacgtGCTTTACTGACCGAGTCAGCCGGGTGCCCTAGAGGgtcggtttttttgtttttcagtttttttgtttgtttttgtatatttctccCATTGTACTTTCAGGATAGGTCtatgcctttttttctgtttatcaaTTCCTTTTCATCCCCACAGAACTGTCCCAAAAGATGGTCTCTCATCTCAAAGGTTCTCATCTCACTacaaaatttcacataaattagCATATCCTGCCAGAGGTGACCTCTACATCTGGTCTGGAATGGAATGAGACAGTTATTTCACCAACAGCATTCCTGATTTTCATGTATTGCCCATataatttttgatatatattagCTGTAATTTCTGCTTATGACATATTATTCTTGTACTTATTTCAACATTCTGTGCCTCTAAAGAAAAAGTTACTGTTTTTAGCTAATGACTTAGCTAGTATGCATTAAGACAATATAGAAGATGGAAGATAACCTTATAACCTATAAGTCCTTCTATTCAGgaataaaatgaatcttaaagAGCTGCTGAGctatctctgttttgtttttcccaaacgGCTCTCAGTCTCTAGGCAGAATTCAATCCAGCAACCTAGAGGCTAAATGACCTCATAACTCATTAGCAGTTCTCAGAGCCATCTGGAGCCCTTGAGGAGAACAGTGTTCAAAGGGCTGATAATAAAGACAACAGGATAATTATTTCTCTGCCATGATTAAACCTTTATATGGCAAGCAGTCAGCATTTTTATTCTACAGATTGCTGAGATGGGTGTTTTCTAAAGGTATAATAATGCTGTGGTTGGATAACTCACTTGCCCATCCTCATCTAGCCTACAAATGGGTAAACTGACTATCAGTAAATAACAGAATGGTTTGCTGTAAAAAGGGCAGCACAGCAAGGCAATAGTATGGGAACATCAAatgtaaaaattagaaatggaaagcATGTAAAGGAAACAACCATTTGGACTGTGGATATTTCTCCATTCCAAGGCATGCCCTGCCTGTCACAAGACTGATTCACATGTGGCtggctgtttttatttctaaagtgttCATTAGATAATCTTGGAATTTCATATACTAACCTGTTTATCTTCTCATTTCCTGTAGGGCCTCTTGCTGCTCAGGAAATGTCTTCCCTTTCAGAATATGCCTTGCGCATGACTCGTCTGAGCGCCCGGCTGTTCGGTGAAATTGCCAGGCCTACTGACTCCAAATCAATGAAAGTGGTGAAACTGTTTAGTGAGCAGCCTTTGGCCAAGAGGAAGGAGACTTATGACTGGTATCCAAATCACAACACTTATTTTGCACTCATGGGGACACTACGTTTCTTTGGCCTCTATAGGTAATGACAAAGAACACAAATAGTAACCTGTAAGAGATTTTTTCCAGTAGattagagaaggaaaaagccTTTTTTATCCTTATAGTTTTGTGGTTCTTATATTCAAGCCCAGTTGGTTCAGGTTCAAAGGCACAGTTTTGAGGGGGAAAGGCTTTTAAAATACTCATAATGGACACactgaaacaaaaaaggaaacttgTACTTAGGGAAGACATTTTAATTATGTCTAAAACTGGACTAACATTGACTAGAGACTGAGCTAcagatatgtttatttattaatttaaaggCACTCTAAAGGGATGCAGAGGAAAACCTGGACCCCACCCATCCCTGCTTTGTCCCCACAGGCTGCCAGAGCAGCAGGTCCTCATTGGTCAGATGAGGAGAGTCCCTGCCCCAAAGCCAATCTCCTTCCTAGCCGGTTTCTGGGAGACTCCTTTCTCTCCTAATGGCAGTTTTGTTGGTGTTCCTATTTCCTTCTACCTTCTTCTGGCATTTTTAGTATGTACCCTTTCTGATATATTAACTTAGTCTAAATGAGTTGTAGTTCAGCTTTAATAGTAATATGAGCGGGCACCGGAGTAGCTCAGTCAATGGAGTACCAGGCtcgacctcag is a window of Vulpes vulpes isolate BD-2025 chromosome 7, VulVul3, whole genome shotgun sequence DNA encoding:
- the MRPS33 gene encoding small ribosomal subunit protein mS33, which codes for MSSLSEYALRMTRLSARLFGEIARPTDSKSMKVVKLFSEQPLAKRKETYDWYPNHNTYFALMGTLRFFGLYRDEHQDFKDEQLRLKKLRGKGKPRKGEGKRATKKK